The genomic region CGCGGCGGCCGGCCCGACCTCGCGCATGAGCACCTGCCGCGGGTGAAGTGTCCGACGCTCCTGATCATCGGCGGGCGCGATGAGCCGGTGATTGAGCTCAACGAGCAGGCCCGCGCCCAGATGACCGCGCCGGTCACAATGGAGATCGTCGCGGGTGCGACCCACCTGTTCGAGGAGCCCGGCACGCTCGAGAAGGTCGCCGAGCTCGCGGCCAACTGGTTCGACCAGTGGTTGCGGTGAGATGCGTCCTTAGCGTGCCAGCGCCATCAGCCGCGCGATCCGCTCTTGTATCGGCGGGTGCGAGGCGAACATCGAGTCAAGCCGCTGGTGCGCTTCGCGCATTTTGCGGAGCGGGTTGACGATGAAGAGGTGGGCCGTGCCACGGTTCGCCTTCTCGATCAGCGGCTCATTATCGTCAGCGAGCTTCGCCAGGGCCGACGCCAGCCCCTCCGGGTTCCGCGTCAGTTCCACCGCTCCTGCGTCGGCCAGGTACTCGCGCTCGCGCGAGTAGGCCATCTGCACCATCCGGGCCACGATCGGCGCGACGATGGACAGGATGATCGCGAGGATCAGCAGCACCAGCACGATCGCCCCGCCGCCGTCCTTCCCGCCCCGCCGCCCGCCCCGCCCCGGGCGGGTGTGCCGGAGGATGCGCCAGAACGCGTCCGCCGCGAACACGATGAGCCCGACCATGGTCGCCATCAGCATGGCGAAGCGAATGTCCAGGTGCCGCACGTGGGCCATCTCGTGTGCGATCACGCCCTGGAGCTCCTCGCGGTTGAGCCGGGCCCGCAGGCCCGAGGTAATCGCCACCGCGGCGTGCTGCGGGTCGCGCCCGGTCGCGAAGGCGTTCAGCGCCGTCTCCTCGATGATGAACACCCGCGGCATCGGCAGTCCGGCGGCGATCGCCATCTCCTCCACGACGTTGTACAGCTCGAGGTCCTCTTCGGGCGTGATGGGCCGCGCCCCCGACATCGACAGGATCGCCGAGGCTCCGCCGAACCAGGACCACGCCATGACCACCAGCGCGGCCCCCAGGCCGGCGACGCCGCCCATGACCGCCGAGGGCACAAGCTGCTCGGGTGCCGAGGCCCCGCCGTACGCCACCACCGCGGCCACGATCACGCACCCCATGAGCATCGCCAGGATGACCATGAAGATCATCAGCAGCGTGGAGGACCGCTTGTTTTTCGCGATCAGGTCGAGGTACGTGAGCGTCCCGGGGTACGCGCGGACCCGCTCCCGCATCTGCGGCTGCGCGGCGATCGCCTCCAGCGGCCTCGCCATAGGACCTATAGGACCTCTGGGACCTATACGACCTACGTCTTCACTCATGTGAACGACACCTTCGGCGCCTCACGCTCCACCGCGGCGGTGGTGTTGAAGTAGTCCTTCTTCTGGAAGTTGAACGCGCCGGCGATGAGGGCCGTGGGGAAGCTCTGGCGGGCCTCCTCGTAGCGTGCCACGGTGTCGTTGTAGTGCTGGCGCGAGAAGCCGATGCGGTTCTCCGTGCTCGTCAGCTCCTCCTGCAGCTTGCCGAAGTTGGCGTTGGCCTTGAGGTCGGGGTAGGCCTCGCTGATGGCCAGCAGCCGGCCCAGCGTCGCGCCCAGCATCCCCTCGGCCTCGGCCCGCTGGGCGACGCTCGCGCTCCCCCCCGCCAGGCTCACGGCCTGGTTGCGGGCCTGGATCACCGCTTCCAGCGTCCCCCGCTCGTGCCCGGCGTAGCCCTTTACTGTCTCCACGAGGTTGGGGATCAGGTCGTACCGCCGCTTGAGCTGCACGTCGATCTGCGACCAGGCGTTCTCCGTGTCGATCCGCTTGCGGACCAGCGCGTTGTACATCCCCATCACGATCAGCACCAGCACCACGAAGATGCCGGCGACCACCAGCCCGACGAGCAGCCCACTGCTGATTCCACCCATGGCGATTGTCTCCTGGCGCTGGCTGTGCACGCCGCGCCCTGTTCCATCATAATGGTTCGGCACCTGACCGGCCGGGTTTCGCCTAGGCTCCCCGGCCATAGGGCGGCAGGCCGGCACGTCAGGATGTAAGGGAGCAGCGCACGCATGGATCAGCAGCGGCGGAGCAGTGGGGGCAGCGGAGGCAGCGGGGGTGTTGGCGGTTGGCACCAGAGCGCCGGCATCGGCCTGGGCAGCCTCGGGTTCGCCGACCTCATGGCCACGCTCGTCTGGCCGCGCCTGCTCGCCGCCGCCCGCCTGGCCCTGCGCCCCGCGCGCCTGGGGCTGGGCGTGCTCATGCTCGTGCTGATCGGGCTGATCGCCCAGATCCCGCGGCTGTGGGTCCGCACCGGGGCCGACACCCCCTACGACGGCCCGCTCTCGATGGGGTCGGACCTCGCCCGCCGGGGGCTCTCAAAGATCATCCACGGCGTCTTCGACCTCTCGCCCAAGGACGCTGCGGCGGGGCTGTTTGACCTTTTCATCGAGCTGCCCCGCCAGCTGATCGACCAGTACCCGTGGGGGTCGCTGGCGGTGTTCGTGCCCGCGCTGCTGGTGTGGGCGGTGGGGGGCGGGGCGATTGCCCGCAGCGCGGCGACCGAGTTCTCGCTCGACCGCCGCACGAGCTGGCCCCGTGCCCTGGCCTTTGCCCTTTCGCGTTGGGGCTCGCTGTTCAGCTCCCTTGCGGCGCCTCTGCTGATCGTGGGGCTGCTGATTGGGCTCATGGCGGTGCTGGGTTTGGGGCTGCTGGGCATCGCGTACGTGAACGTCGTGACCTCGATGCTCTACTTCCTGGTGCTGCTCGCCGGGTTTGTCGCCGTCGTCATCCTGGTGGCGTACCTGCTGGCCACGCCCATGCTGGTGCCCGCGTGCGCCTGCGAGGGCACCGACGCCATCGACGGCATCCAGCGCTGCTACGCGTACGTGACCGGCCGCCCCTTCAAGCTCGTGCTGTACAGCGCCATCCTGCTGGTGCAGGCGGTGGTGGTGGCGGTGGTGATCGGGGCCCTGGCCCAGGCCACCATCAGCCTTTCGCTGTGGTCCAGCTCGCTGCTGCTGCCTGAGTTCTTTGGCTACGCCGTGCAGGCCCAGGGCGACCCGTCGATCACGGTGGACACCGCGGCTCTCTCGCCCACCGCGGCCTTCGCTACGCGGGTGGTGGGCTTCTGGGTCGCGGTGCCGGCGCTCATCGTCGGCGCGTACGTGGTGAGCTTCTGGTTCTCGGGGGGCACGGTGCTGTACCTGCTGATGCGGCAGGTCTGCGACGGCCAGGACACCGGCGAGCTCTGGACCCCCGGCCTGATCGCCGGGACTCATGCGACGCCCGAGGCCGAGCCGGCGCCCGAGGTGGACGAGGAGGAGTGAGGCCAAACACGGAGGCACGGAGAGCACGGAGGGGGCACGGAAGAGGAGTCTGACGCAAGAAGGCGGAAGCCTGATGCATCGCAGCGACGATTCGCTCTTTTATCCGACATCCGACATCCGACATCCGACATCCGACATTCCCTTCGCGCCTTCGCTCCCCTTCGCGACCTTCGCGTTCAAAAAAAGAAACGGCGTCCAAGGGACGCCGCTCCAGGCCCCGTGACCGCTTACGCCGTCACGAGCGTGTGGGGGTTTGGAAGGTGATCAGTCCTTCTTGGGCTTCTTCTCGCCCTCGGGCTTGCCCGCCGGCTTGTCGCCCTCAGGAGCGCGCTCGCGACGCGGGCGCTCGCCCTCGCCGCCGCCCGCGCCGGGGCCGCCGGGGCGACGCATGGCCGGCCCGCGGGGCACGCGCTCCTCGAAGGTCTTCATCTGCTCCTCGCTGAGCACGCCCTTGAGGGCCTTGCTCAGGTTCTCGCGGGCCTCGCGCCGGGTTTCCTGGGCCGCCTGCGGGTCCTCGCGCATCTTGGCGAGCACGCCCTGCTGGGCCACCACGAAGTCCTCGATGGCGTTCTGGGCCTGCTGCTGCTTGGAGGTGTCCAGCTTCATCTCCAGGATCACGTCGGTCATGCGGTCCCACGCCGGGCCGGTCATGCCCGCGGCGCCCAGCGAGCTGCTCAGCTTCGTGGCGTTCTCGCTCGACACCTTGGCGTCGGTCACGGCCTTGGCGAACTTCTCGCGGGTGGACGCTTCGACCTCGCGCATGGCCTCGAGCGGGTTGGTGCCCTCTCCGCGGTTGCGGCCGATCTCTTCCATCTTGGTGCGCAGCGTCTCGCGCGACTCCACGTACGCCTTGGCCACCGCGGTGGTCTGCTCGCTGGAGAGGCTCAGCCGCTTGGCCGCGGCGGTCGCCTGGGCGTTCCACGCGGCCTCCAGCTTCTCCTTGCTCAGCTGCTGACCCATACGCCGCTCGCCCCCGCCCTCGCCGGGGCCGCGACGCGGGCGCTCGCCCTCGCCGCCGTCACGCGGCTGGCCATCACGGGGCTGGCGCTCCCGCGGCCGCTCTCCCTCCTTCTTCTCCGGCTGCGCGAACGCCCCGGTGGTCAGGGCGCCAAGGGACAGGGACAGGAACAACGCCTTCGCTGCGGTCTTCATTCGAAACTCCGGGTTTGGCCCGTGGGTGCGGCCTTGGTTCGGTATGGGGGACGCCATCGGGCGGCCCGCCTGCTCACGAGTGAGAACTCCCCACGCCCGCGCCATTGTTACGCGGCCCCCGGTCAAACGCCGGGGCCTGGTGGTTATTGCTGGTTCCCAGCCGGGCGGGGAGGCGTTTGAACGCGAAGGCCGCGAAGGGGAGCGAAGGCGCGAAGAGGGAAGGCAGGTACGCGGAGTTGCGCGGAAGGGCGGAGTTTCGCGGAGAAGACGGGAGGAAGGCTGCCGGGTGCGCAGAAACGGCCCTTTGAATGACTCCAACCCAGGCCTTGGAAGCACTGTTCCATGCCTTGAACGGACTGTTTAAGGCCTTGAACGCTCTGCTCCATGCCTTAAGCACGCTGCTTAAGGCACAGAATGCTCTGCTCCAGGCCTTAAACGCGCTGCTTCATGCCTTGAACGCTTCGCTCCATGCCTTAGCCGTGCTCCTTAAGGCATCGAATGCTCTGCCCCAGGCCTTGAACGCTCCGACGCATGGCTTGTGCGCTCTGAATCATGGTTTGCGCGCTCCGAATCATGGCTTGTGCGCTCCGAATCATGGCTTGCGCGCTCTGAATCATGGCTCGCGCGCTCTGAGTAATGGCCTGCTCGGTGGGCAGAATGGCCGCCAGGACGCTCAGAAGCCCGTTCACGACCCGAACTCCGCGCACCTCCGCCCCCTCCGCGAAACTCCGCGGTAGTGCCTTGGCTTTCCGTTCAACCCTGCGGAACAACGGGCCGATGCTCAGGCGAGCGGCAGCAGGTCCGCCTGCGTGATGACCGGCGGCAGGTGGGCGAGCGTGCGCGCCCGCGCCACATCGAACTCGCCGCTGCGCGTCCGCCGCAGGGCCGTGAGCATGCCGCCGACGTTGAGTGCCGCCCCCAGGTCGCGGGCCAGCGAGCGGATGTACGTGCCCTTGCCGCACGTGATCCGCACCTGCACCAGCGGCCACTCGAACGACAGCACCTCGAACGCGTCCACACGCACCGGCCGCGCCGCCAGCTCCACGGCCCTGCCCTTGCGGGCGAGGTCGTAGGAGCGCTGCCCGCCCACGCTGATGGCGGAGAAGCTGGGCGGACGCTGCATGATGACGCCGGTGAACTGCTCGCGTGCGATGCGCTCAATGTCGGAGCGCGTGGGCAGCACCGCCGGCAGCGGCACTTCGGTCAGCGCCCCCTCCGCGTCGTCCGTCGTCGACGTGCGGGCGAGGTCGATGCTCGCCTCGTACACCTTGGTGTCCGCCATGTACCGGTCGCACAGCTTGGTGGCCTTGCCCACCAGCACCACCAGCAGCCCTGTGGCGAGCGGGTCCAAGGTCCCAGCGTGCCCGACCTTGATCCGCTTGGGCACGTGCGGCCCCGCCTTGCGCAGGCGCGAGCGAACGATGGCGCACACGTCCATGGAGGTATAGCCCGTGTCCTTGTCAACGAGCAGGATGCCCGCGGGGGGAAGTTCGGGAGTGACGGAGTGACGCAGTGACGAAGTGGTGTCGTCACCTACGCCGCCCGATTGTCCGCCACTCTCCGTCACTTCGTCACTCCGTCACTTCGTCACTGCCCCTCATGGCCGCACCGCCGCGAAGCACAGGTGCACCACCCGCCCCTTGGAGTAGTTGAACCCCGACACCGTCGTCACCGGGATGTACTTGTTCTGCGCTACCAGCATTGTTCCCGGCACCACCGCCAAGCCCTTGGGGTTCTCCGCGAACCAGGCGTCCAGCTCCGCGGGCTCGATCCGCTGCACCCGCCCGCGCGTCTCGAACACCAGGCTGTCCTCGTGGAAACCGATCAGGCCGCGCGAAGGGTCCGACCCTACGGCCGCGAGCGGGAACTGCCCGCCGGGGTCCAGGTGCCGCAGCTGCGCCGCCAGAGTCCGCGAGACCCAGAGGCCACTGAGGCGCGGCATGGCCCCGCCCAGCACCGCGGCGCTCACGGCGAAGGTGAGGATGGCGACGCCGACCACGCGGGGCCAGTCACCCCGCTGCAGCCCGCGCCACGCGAGGGCCACGAAGACCGCCGCGATGCCCAGGCCCAGGACCG from Phycisphaerales bacterium harbors:
- a CDS encoding LemA family protein yields the protein MGGISSGLLVGLVVAGIFVVLVLIVMGMYNALVRKRIDTENAWSQIDVQLKRRYDLIPNLVETVKGYAGHERGTLEAVIQARNQAVSLAGGSASVAQRAEAEGMLGATLGRLLAISEAYPDLKANANFGKLQEELTSTENRIGFSRQHYNDTVARYEEARQSFPTALIAGAFNFQKKDYFNTTAAVEREAPKVSFT
- a CDS encoding M48 family metallopeptidase, which gives rise to MARPLEAIAAQPQMRERVRAYPGTLTYLDLIAKNKRSSTLLMIFMVILAMLMGCVIVAAVVAYGGASAPEQLVPSAVMGGVAGLGAALVVMAWSWFGGASAILSMSGARPITPEEDLELYNVVEEMAIAAGLPMPRVFIIEETALNAFATGRDPQHAAVAITSGLRARLNREELQGVIAHEMAHVRHLDIRFAMLMATMVGLIVFAADAFWRILRHTRPGRGGRRGGKDGGGAIVLVLLILAIILSIVAPIVARMVQMAYSREREYLADAGAVELTRNPEGLASALAKLADDNEPLIEKANRGTAHLFIVNPLRKMREAHQRLDSMFASHPPIQERIARLMALAR
- the truB gene encoding tRNA pseudouridine(55) synthase TruB — translated: MTESGGQSGGVGDDTTSSLRHSVTPELPPAGILLVDKDTGYTSMDVCAIVRSRLRKAGPHVPKRIKVGHAGTLDPLATGLLVVLVGKATKLCDRYMADTKVYEASIDLARTSTTDDAEGALTEVPLPAVLPTRSDIERIAREQFTGVIMQRPPSFSAISVGGQRSYDLARKGRAVELAARPVRVDAFEVLSFEWPLVQVRITCGKGTYIRSLARDLGAALNVGGMLTALRRTRSGEFDVARARTLAHLPPVITQADLLPLA